Proteins encoded together in one Impatiens glandulifera chromosome 1, dImpGla2.1, whole genome shotgun sequence window:
- the LOC124911623 gene encoding transcription repressor OFP12-like: MRGIMRRNLVNLCFSKFKRSIPIAEKKANYFSTKVNSSDFEQPLATTDIHDHLDLVNVFSTERFFFSYPGRTSSIMESSFSFMLTATSSNSPLPVPDPTGGLDGTVIGGGVAVSIFSDQPYMDFRRSMEEMVVAGNLFDVRSNWEYLHELLLCYLVLNSKPTHSFIVHAFSDLLTTLM; encoded by the exons ATGCGGGGAATAATGAGAAGAAACCTAGTTAATCTAtgcttttcaaaattcaaacgTTCTATTCCCATTGCAGAAAAGAAAGCA aattatttttcaacaaaagTGAATTCATCCGACTTTGAGCAACCACTCGCAACCACTGATATTCATGATCATCTCGACCTTGTCAATGTTTTCTCCACGGAGAGATTCTTTTTCTCCTATCCTGGCCGAACAAGCTCTATAATGGAGTCTTCATTTTCCTTCATGTTAACGGCCACATCTTCAAATTCACCTCTACCTGTTCCTGACCCGACAGGAGGATTGGATGGTACTGTCATAGGAGGCGGCGTGGCCGTGTCGATTTTTTCGGACCAACCATATATGGATTTCAGGCGATCCATGGAAGAGATGGTGGTGGCCGGAAACTTGTTTGATGTCAGGTCTAACTGGGAATACTTGCACGAGCTCCTACTCTGTTATCTTGTTCTTAACTCCAAACCTACCCACAGTTTTATCGTCCATGCTTTCTCCGACTTACTCACTACTCTCATGTGA
- the LOC124915897 gene encoding fatty-acid-binding protein 1, which translates to MFYLPILDLRKRGIEMVGLRFPFLFSQPPIKNPPPRFPSFSSSVVACTLVGAGTVAVAAVSISKNSSNPILQNTLNFFFSNFSPNNPVSYGWGSLSLASDSPPVTQTRTGMAFPSVIGNSQRLLGVGMRKKCLMGLKNIDVYSFGVYADDGDIKEVLASGSQVNGQKTLIEDIMENDIRTTVRLQIVYGRLSIGSVRSAFAESVGNRLKKFGGSDNKELLNSFTSQFKDEYKIPKGSIIDISREKGNVLRTTIDGNEIGSIQSQLLCRSILDLYIGDDPFDQKAKKDVETSLASLVQK; encoded by the exons ATGTTTTATCTTCCAATTTTAGATTTGCGAAAGAGGGGGATAGAGATGGTGGGTTTGCGTTTCCCTTTCTTGTTTTCTCAGCCCCCGATCAAGAATCCACCTCCCAGATTtccctctttctcttcttccgTCGTTGCCTGTACCCTCGTCGGAGCCGGCACAGTCGCCGTCGCTGCAGTTTCCATTTCCAAGAACTCATCTAATCCAATTCTACAAAATACcctcaacttcttcttctccaattTCTCTCCCAACAACCCTGTTTCATATGGGTGGGGCTCTTTATCCCTAGCTTCAGATTCCCCGCCTGTCACTCAGACCAGAACAGGAATGGCATTTCCGTCGGTCATTGGGAATTCTCAGCGACTCCTTGGAGTTGGGATGAGGAAGAAATGTCTCATGGGATTGAAGAACATCGATGTATACTCATTCG GGGTTTATGCTGATGATGGAGATATAAAGGAAGTTCTTGCATCTGGTTCTCAAGTGAATGGACAAAAGACATTGATTGAGGATATAATGGAAAATGATATCAGGACGACTGTTAGACTCCAAATAGTTTATGGAAGATTAAGCATTGGTTCTGTTCGTAGTGCATTTGCCGAATCTGTTGGAAATAGACTGAAGAAATTTGGTGGATCAGATAACAAAGAATTGCTTAACAG CTTCACATCTCAGTTTAAAGATGAATACAAGATACCCAAAGGATCAATCATTGATATCTCGAGAGAAAAAGGCAATGTGCTTCGCACAACAA TTGATGGGAACGAGATTGGAAGCATTCAGAGCCAGTTGCTATGTCGTTCGATACTTGATCTATATATTGGCGATGACCCGTTTGATCAGAAAGCTAAGAAGGATGTCGAAACCAGCTTGGCTTCCCTCGTTCAAAAGTAG
- the LOC124915906 gene encoding LOW QUALITY PROTEIN: probable inactive patatin-like protein 9 (The sequence of the model RefSeq protein was modified relative to this genomic sequence to represent the inferred CDS: substituted 2 bases at 2 genomic stop codons), producing the protein MELNKVTLEIFTKLEQNWLHHCAGNQIKTRILSIDGGGTTGAVAGAALIYLEDQIRSRTNDPHFRMVNFFDIIAGTGIGAIFATLLAADEENGQALFKNAKDVVDFVMEKQSELFKVKTAGLFQRRRRFSGKSMSTLLKEILRTKEGELLTLKNTCKPILVPCFDLNSSAPFVFSKADASQSPSYDFELWKVIRATLATPSMFKPFPLTSVNGTTSCLAVDGGIVMNNPTSAVVTHVLHNKRDFPSVNGVEDLAILSLGNGCLSNHSGKPKLNRNGDCLTSAIVDIAVDGVSETVDQMIANAFGWNQLDYVRIQVNYYLPSGRXFXFDMVKYMQTYGSLSGDEEQRMITEKGMETLPFGGKKLLTETNGERIECFVKRFTGKGR; encoded by the coding sequence ATGGAGCTCAATAAAGTCACACTAGAAATCTTCACTAAACTGGAGCAGAACTGGCTTCACCATTGCGCCGGAAATCAAATTAAGACACGCATTCTCAGTATTGATGGTGGAGGAACCACCGGCGCGGTCGCCGGCGCCGCCCTGATCTACTTAGAAGACCAGATTCGCTCCAGAACTAACGATCCTCACTTTCGTATGGTAAACTTCTTCGATATCATTGCAGGTACAGGAATCGGCGCAATTTTCGCAACTCTACTAGCTGCTGATGAGGAAAACGGACAAGCTCTCTTCAAGAATGCTAAAGATGTAGTTGATTTCGTCATGGAGAAGCAATCCGAACTCTTCAAAGTGAAAACCGCCGGTTTATTTCAACGCCGGCGGAGATTTTCCGGAAAGAGTATGTCCACATTGCTGAAAGAGATTCTAAGAACAAAAGAAGGTGAATTACTAACTTTAAAGAACACGTGTAAGCCGATCCTCGTTCCTTGCTTCGATCTCAACAGCTCGGCTCCTTTCGTTTTCTCGAAAGCCGATGCGTCGCAATCTCCGAGTTACGACTTCGAGTTATGGAAGGTAATTCGCGCCACGTTAGCAACTCCGTCAATGTTCAAACCGTTTCCGTTGACGTCCGTCAACGGAACAACCTCCTGCCTCGCCGTTGACGGCGGCATTGTGATGAATAATCCAACTTCCGCCGTCGTCACTCACGTTTTACATAACAAACGCGATTTTCCGTCAGTTAACGGCGTGGAAGATCTCGCGATTCTCTCTTTAGGTAATGGATGTTTGAGCAATCACTCAGGTAAACCTAAACTTAACCGTAACGGCGATTGCTTGACGTCGGCGATCGTGGATATCGCAGTAGACGGAGTATCCGAGACGGTTGATCAAATGATCGCAAACGCTTTTGGCTGGAATCAACTTGACTACGTTAGAATTCaggtaaattattatttaccGTCAGgcagataattttaatttgatatggTAAAATATATGCAGACCTATGGTAGCTTGAGTGGTGATGAGGAGCAGAGAATGATAACGGAGAAAGGGATGGAAACGTTACCGTTTGGCGGGAAGAAGTTACTGACGGAGACAAACGGAGAGAGGATTGAGTGCTTTGTGAAACGGTTTACTGGAAAAGGACGTTAG
- the LOC124920205 gene encoding ARM REPEAT PROTEIN INTERACTING WITH ABF2-like, with product MHLSLSLSSSIHPSIFTPPSSVTFMENQKRHEQLTSSARKNLKRKLEEDFDVDRKIASISNQNSVEDLFKEVYTQVEILNSNYTWVEANRASFKRAIHVLSEFAKNEDFVNAIVDCGAVPALVWHLDAPPRLNDSGLVFYEHEVEKGCAFTLGLLAVKPEHQRLIVEAGALSHLVNLLKRHNDDQNSRAVAGVIRRAADAITNLAHENNIIKSRVRMEGGIPPLVKLLEFVDPKVQRAAAGALRTLAFKNDENKNQIVECNALPTLILMLRSEDPGVHYEAVGVIGNLVHSSPSIKKEVLLAGALQPVIELLSSCCTESQREAALLLGQFAATDSDCKVHIVQRGAVPPLIEMLQSPDTQLREMAAFALGRLAQDNHNQAGIAHSGGIEPLLMLLDSKNGSLQHNAAFALYGLAENEDNVADLVKVGGVQKLQDGEFIVQPTRDCVAKTLKRLEEKIHGRVLSHLLYLMCVGEKAVQTRVALALAHLCSPNDQKAIFMDNNGLELLLELLESTTLKQQRDASVALYKLATKPCSISPVDAAPPSPTPQVYLGEQYVNNPTLSDVTFLIEGKRFFAHRICLLASSDTFRAMFDGGYREKDAKDIEIPNIRWDVFELMMRYIYTGSVDVNADIAQELLRAADQYLLEGLKRLCEYAIAQDISVENVSLMYELSEAFNATSLEHACILFMLEKFDKLCTLPWYPHLIHRILPEMRTYFATALTRRVLVEPHQ from the exons ATgcacctctctctctctctctcctcatccatccatccatccatcttCACTCCTCCTTCTTCTGTCACTTTCATGGAGAATCAAAAACGCCATGAGCAACTTACGAGCTCTGCAAGGAAGAACCTCAAACGGAAGCTAGAAGAAGACTTCGACGTGGATCGCAAGATCGCTTCAATTTCGAACCAAAATTCCGTGGAAGATCTCTTCAAAGAGGTTTATACTCAGGTCGAGATCCTCAACTCCAACTACACTTGGGTCGAAGCAAATCGAGCATCCTTTAAGCGCGCTATTCATGTCCTCTCCGAATTTGCTAAAAACG AAGATTTTGTGAATGCAATAGTTGATTGTGGAGCGGTGCCGGCGCTGGTATGGCATCTCGATGCTCCGCCCCGGTTAAATGATTCAGGTTTGGTGTTTTACGAGCATGAAGTTGAGAAAGGGTGTGCTTTCACGCTTGGGCTTCTTGCTGTAAAA cCAGAACATCAGCGACTCATAGTAGAAGCTGGAGCACTATCCCATCTTGTCAATCTATTGAAGAGACATAATGATGACCAGAACTCCAGAGCAGTCGCTGGTGTTATCAGGAGGGCTGCTGATGCTATCACCAACCTTGCTcatgaaaataatatcattaaaagTCGTGTTAG AATGGAAGGTGGGATCCCTCCCCTTGTCAAATTGCTAGAGTTTGTTGATCCAAAGGTCCAGAGAGCAGCTGCTGGGGCACTACGCACTCTCGCCTTCAAAAATGATGAGAACAAAAATCAG ATAGTGGAGTGTAATGCTCTGCCTACTCTTATTCTAATGCTCCGATCCGAGGATCCTGGTGTACACTATGAAGCG GTTGGTGTCATTGGGAATTTGGTGCATTCCTCACCTTCAATAAAGAAAGAAGTCCTGCTTGCTGGAGCGTTACAACCAGTCATAGAATTGCTGAG TTCCTGCTGCACAGAGAGCCAAAGGGAAGCAGCTTTGCTACTTGGACAGTTTGCTGCTACTGATTCTGATTGCAAG GTCCACATTGTGCAAAGAGGTGCTGTGCCTCCATTAATTGAGATGCTCCAGTCTCCTGACACACAGCTTAGAGAGATGGCAGCCTTTGCTCTTGGAAGGCTGGCTCAG GATAATCACAATCAAGCTGGGATTGCACACAGTGGTGGTATAGAGCCATTGCTAATGCTTCTTGATTCAAAGAATGGATCACTGCAGCATAATGCAGCATTTGCTCTTTACGGTCTTGCAGAAAATGAG GATAATGTTGCTGATCTTGTTAAGGTTGGGGGTGTTCAGAAGCTTCAAGATGGAGAATTCATTGTCCAA CCAACAAGGGATTGTGTGGCGAAGACTCTAAAAAGATTAGAGGAAAAGATCCATGGACGG GTATTGAGCCATTTATTGTACCTGATGTGTGTTGGAGAGAAGGCAGTTCAAACACGAGTTGCTTTGGCCCTTGCCCATCTTTGTTCACCTAATGATCAGAAAGCTATTTTTATGGATAATAATg GATTGGAATTGCTTTTGGAGCTTCTTGAATCAACTACATTGAAGCAGCAACGGGATGCTTCAGTAGCTTTGTACAAATTGGCTACCAAACCCTGTTCCATCTCTCCTGTAGATGCAGCTCCCCCGTCGCCAACACCTCAG GTATATTTGGGTGAGCAGTATGTAAATAATCCTACACTTTCTGatgtaacatttttaattgaag GGAAACGGTTCTTTGCTCATCGGATCTGTCTCCTTGCTTCTTCTGATACATTCAGAGCAATGTTTGATGGTGGTTACAGG GAGAAAGATGCTAAAGATATAGAGATCCCAAATATCAGATGGGATGTTTTTGAGCTAATGATGAG ATACATATACACAGGTTCAGTGGATGTCAATGCAGATATTGCACAGGAGCTTCTTAGAGCTGCTGACCAGTATCTTTTAGAGGGGCTCAAACGCCTTTGTGAGTATGCTATTGCACAG GACATTTCTGTAGAGAATGTTTCACTCATGTATGAGTTGTCAGAAGCATTCAATGCCACATCACTAGAGCATGCTTGTATCCTCTTCATGCTGGAGAAGTTTGACAAGTTATGCACTTTGCCATG GTACCCTCATCTCATTCACCGCATTTTACCAGAAATGAGAACTTACTTTGCAACTGCACTAACTAGACGAGTCCTAGTTGAACCGCATCAGTAG
- the LOC124920207 gene encoding chloroplast stem-loop binding protein of 41 kDa a, chloroplastic-like: protein MATHASPSSLLFSSPITSSLRRPSVSLPLFHLPCNSFSQSSLSFSLSISPSFSTCNTAPSRRLSLSSFTVKASSTSEKKKILIINTNSGGHAVIGFYFAKDLLTSGHDVTILTVGEEGSDKMKKTPFNRFSEIVSAGGRTVWGNPSDVGNIVQGETFDVVLDNNGKDLDSVRPVVDWAKASGVQHFFFISSAGIYKPTEEPPHIEGDDVKASAGHVGVEKYISEVFTSWASFRPQYMIGSGNNKDCEEWFFDRIVRGRPVPIPGSGLQLTNISHVRDLSSMLTLAVENPSAANGNIFNCVSDRAVTLDGMAKLCAKAAGLPVEIVHYDPKAIGVDAKKAFPFRDMHFYAEPRAANDILGWKATTYLPEDLKERYEEYLKIGRDKKAIKFELDDKILESLKVPVSA, encoded by the exons ATGGCCACTCATGCTTCCCCTTCCTCTCTCCTTTTCTCTTCTCCGATCACCTCCAGCCTCCGTCGACCATCAGTCTCTCTTCCTCTGTTTCATCTCCCCTGTAATTCCTTCAGTCAATCATCTCTCTCATTCTCCCTTTCCATCTCACCCTCTTTCTCTACCTGCAACACTGCTCCATCCAGGCGCCTATCTCTCTCATCCTTCACTGTCAAGGCCAGCAGCACatcggagaagaagaagattctgATAATCAACACCAACAGTGGAGGCCATGCCGTAATTGGGTTCTATTTTGCTAAAGATCTTCTTACTTCAGGCCATGATGTTACAATTCTAACCGTTGGTGAAGAAGGGTCTGACAAGATGAAGAAGACACCATTCAATAGATTCAGT GAGATTGTGAGCGCCGGTGGTCGGACTGTATGGGGGAACCCTTCTGATGTCGGAAACATTGTGCAAGGTGAAACATTTGATGTTGTATTGGATAACAATGGCAAGGACTTGGATTCTGTCAG GCCAGTGGTGGATTGGGCAAAAGCATCTGGAGTTCAACATTTCTTCTTCATAAGCAGTGCTGGAATCTACAAACCAACTGAGGAGCCTCCCCATATAGAAGGG GACGATGTTAAGGCGAGTGCGGGTCATGTCGGTGTGGAGAAATACATTTCCGAGGTTTTCACCAGTTGGGCAAGCTTCCGTCCTCAATACATGATCGGTTCGGGCAACAACAAAGATTGCGAGGAATGGTTCTTCGATC GAATTGTTAGAGGAAGACCAGTTCCAATCCCGGGATCTGGATTACAATTAACAAACATTTCACACGTTCGAGATTTATCGTCAATGCTTACTCTGGCAGTTGAGAACCCATCAGCTGCAAATGGTAACATTTTTAACTGTGTAAGCGATCGGGCAGTGACACTCGATGGAATGGCCAAACTATGTGCTAAAGCAGCAGGTCTCCCGGTTGAGATTGTACATTACGATCCCAAAGCTATTGGAGTCGACGCCAAAAAGGCTTTTCCTTTCAGGGACATG CATTTCTACGCAGAACCGAGAGCTGCGAACGATATTCTTGGCTGGAAAGCTACAACATACCTTCCCGAGGATTTGAAGGAACGATATGAAGAGTACTTGAAGATTGGAAGGGATAAGAAGGCTATTAAGTTTGAGCTTGATGACAAGATATTGGAGTCACTGAAAGTACCAGTTTCTGCTTAA
- the LOC124920204 gene encoding probable transmembrane GTPase FZO-like, chloroplastic: MLSLCVQSTTVYSGACSPSFNPNHDYPRRRLPSQFRLRHRRSNVHVFSIDQNGYFQTNVKVQYDSSKNLRTLFPGGYKRPEIKVPSLVLKLSTDELLKDKTALDKVDEAVAKSSVGVVLLDGGDSSGGKLYEAACLLKSVIRDRAYLVINERVDIAAAIGASGVVLSDQGLPTIVARKTMLDSRSGSVVLPLVARTVQTSSDALRASSAEGADFLIYSIDAQNQADELAKSVLNSVNVPIFVAGASFGVDILHSEGAKLLKEGASGFVVSLLELEFLSGGVLNSLFLSTYPSNKGELPESSDKLKLLDAGNGLPMTKGIAGFSNLEENEKLLLEQEKLVLLEATDIIRRAAPLMGEVSLLIDAVSQLDEPFLLVIVGEFNSGKSTVINALLGNKYLEDGVVPTTNEIMFLNYSESESTNQQRCERHPDGQLICYLPALILKDMNIVDTPGTNVILQRQQRLTEEFVPRADLLLFIMSADRPLTESEVDFLHYTQKWKKKSVFVLNKSDLYQNASELEEAVSFIKENARKLLNTEDVILYPVSARSALEAKLLASSLDHEDGQQLSTNPDWRVSSFSELEKFLYSFLDGSTDTGIERMKLKLETPIGIAEQLLCACQNLVDQQFEDAKQDLDSIHELIDGVKDYTRNVENESLSWKKQASSLITSTQERVLKLIQSTLQISNLNLVTTYVFRDTSSPMPVTSRFQDDIVAPAISDAQKLLGEYVAWLESKNSLEKKLYKETLEKRWPSFVDLHGSTQIEAGGLQLVGDYELSINVIRKFSDDVLSKLFEQEIREVFLETFGGLGAAGLSASLLTSVLPTTLEDLLALALCSAGGLLSISNFPTRRQKMVDKVKKVVNSLTIELEDAMQKDLVESSKTVEEFVKVIGKPYQEAAQSRLDKFLETQGKLTDIANKIKTLQVEIQNLHIS, from the exons ATGTTATCGCTATGTGTTCAATCCACTACGGTTTACTCCGGGGCTTGTTCTCCCTCATTCAACCCCAACCACGACTACCCACGTCGCCGATTGccttctcaattcagactccgACACCGACGAAGTAATGTCCATGTGTTCTCTATCGATCAAAATGGTTACTTCCAAACCAATGTTAAGGTTCAGTACGACAGTTCGAAGAATCTGAGAACGTTGTTTCCCGGAGGTTATAAGCGGCCGGAGATCAAAGTTCCTAGCCTCGTGCTGAAACTGAGCACTGATGAGTTACTCAAGGATAAGACTGCATTGGATAAGGTTGATGAAGCGGTGGCTAAAAGCAGCGTTGGGGTTGTTCTGCTTGATGGAGGGGATAGCAGCGGAGGGAAGTTATATGAGGCGGCGTGTTTGCTCAAGTCGGTGATTAGGGATAGGGCGTATCTGGTTATTAACGAACGAGTTGATATAGCGGCTGCTATCGGTGCTAGTGGGGTTGTGCTCTCTGATCAAG GTCTTCCCACTATTGTGGCGAGGAAAACAATGCTGGATTCAAGATCCGGGTCGGTTGTTCTTCCTCTGGTGGCGAGAACTGTGCAGACTTCTAGTGATGCTCTAAGAGCTTCTAGTGCTGAAGGGGCAGACTTCCTCATATATAGTATTGATGCACAGAATCAAGCTGATGAGCTTGCTAAGTCTGTTTTGAACAGTGTAAATGTTCCAATATTTGTCGCTGGTGCTTCATTTGGAGTTGATATTTTACATTCCGAGGGAGCTAAGCTGCTCAAAGAAGGGGCTAGCGGTTTTGTGGTGTCATTGCTTGAGTTAGAATTTTTGTCTGGTGGGGTGCTTAATAGTTTGTTTCTATCAACATATCcatcaaataaaggagaactTCCTGAAAGCTCTGATAAGCTAAAATTGCTGGATGCGGGAAATGGGTTGCCAATGACAAAAGGTATTGCTGGATTCAGTAACTTAGAGGAGAACGAAAAACTACTTCTAGAACAAGAGAAACTGGTATTGCTTGAAGCAACAGATATAATCCGCAGAGCTGCACCACTG ATGGGGGAGGTGTCACTTCTAATCGATGCTGTCTCGCAGCTGGATGAGCCATTTTTGCTGGTTATAGTG GGAGAATTTAATTCTGGAAAATCAACAGTAATTAATGCACTTCTTGGGAACAAATATTTGGAAGATGGAGTTGTTCCTACAACAAATGAGATCATGTTCTTGAATTATTCTGAAAGTGAGTCTACTAATCAACAACGTTGTGAAAGGCATCCAGATGGGCAACTAATCTGTTACTTACCTGCACTTATTCTTAAAGAT ATGAATATAGTTGACACACCTGGAACAAATGTGATTCTTCAAAGGCAACAGCGCCTCACTGAGGAATTTGTGCCACGTGCAGATTTGCTTCTTTTTATTATGTCTGCTGATCGCCCTCTAACTGAAAGCGAG GTTGACTTTCTTCACTATACTCAGAAGTGGAAGAAGAAATCTGTGTTTGTGCTGAATAAATCTGATCTTTACCAGAATGCTAGTGAG CTAGAGGAAGCTGTTTCTTTCATAAAGGAGAATGCCCGGAAGTTGTTGAACACAGAAGATGTAATACTGTATCCTGTATCTGCGCGGTCTGCTCTTGAAGCGAAGCTCTTAGCTTCCTCCTTAGATCATGAAGATGGCCAACAGTTGAGTACTAATCCCGATTGGAGAGTTAGTAGCTTTTCTGAACTCGAAAAGTTCTTGTACAGCTTTTTAGACGGGTCAACTGATACGGGAATCGAAAGAATGAAACTTAAGCTAGAAACTCCTATTGGTATAGCAGAACAGTTACTCTGTGCTTGTCAGAATCTTGTAGATCAACAATTTGAAGATGCCAAGCAGGATTTGGACTCAATACATGAATTAATTGATGGAGTGAAAGATTATACAAGGAATGTTGAAAATGAGAGCCTGTCTTGGAAAAAACAAGCTTCATCACTG ATTACGAGTACTCAGGAACGGGTGTTGAAGCTTATACAATCCACTCTACAAATTTCAAATCTTAATCTCGTCACAACATATGTTTTCAGAGATACATCTTCTCCAATGCCAGTTACATCAAGATTCCAAGATGATATTGTAGCTCCTGCTATATCTGATGCACAA AAATTGCTTGGAGAATATGTGGCATGGCTAGAATCAAAAAATTCTCTAGAAAAAAAGTTATACAAGGAAACACTCGAGAAAAGATGGCCTTCATTTGTTGATCTACATGGAAGTACTCAAATTGAAGCTGGCGGGCTGCAGCTTGTGGGAGATTATGAACTCAGCATAAACGTTATAAGGAAGTTTAGTGATGACGTCCTTTCAAAACTCTTTGAGCAAGAAATCCGTGAAGTG TTTCTAGAAACATTTGGAGGCCTAGGTGCAGCTGGTTTGTCTGCTTCCCTTCTGACGTCTGTTCTACCAACTACATTGGAAGATCTTCTTGCCCTTGCCCTTTGTTCTGCTGGAGG aTTGTTATCGATTTCAAATTTTCCCACCCGTAGACAGAAGATGGTAGACAAAGTAAAAAAAGTTGTCAACAGTTTGACCATTGAACTTGAAGACGCAATGCAAAAGGATCTGGTGGAGAGCAGTAAGACTGTTGAAGAGTTTGTAAAAGTGATTGGCAAACCGTATCAGGAAGCAGCACAAAGTAGACTAGATAAGTTTTTGGAGACTCAAGGTAAGTTGACTGATATCGCAAATAAGATCAAAACATTGCAGGTTGAAATCCAAAATCTCCATATTTcatga
- the LOC124920209 gene encoding protein FANTASTIC FOUR 2-like, whose amino-acid sequence MSTTVSQGLQSCLEPPFLKNKFAQSRSNLSANSNEDYYGDNDDNKNRGGKDGNLGGWSFIQALTHISQTPKEIKEAEKIYIHPMTKNSSSTLSKKSLEMCTESLGSETGSDTGESIEELIISSNFPVIQRSKLVTNKKASVQRGSFPPPLSSIRGSESVQVRPHREGGRLLIKAVTVNSNKGYFQTERCDGRLRLFLFKEDEDDDDDDDDDDGDEKEEEEESGINEGGIGEISRLSRCKEGGNEMSKWGPIRVAIS is encoded by the coding sequence ATGTCCACAACTGTCTCTCAAGGTTTGCAATCTTGTCTCGAGCCCCCTTTTCTCAAGAACAAATTTGCTCAATCAAGATCCAACCTTTCCGCCAATTCAAATGAAGATTATTATGGTGATAATGATGATAACAAAAACAGAGGCGGCAAAGATGGAAACTTGGGTGGTTGGAGCTTCATTCAAGCTCTAACCCACATATCACAAACACCCAAAGAAATCAAAGAGGCTGAAAAAATCTACATTCATCCCATGACTAAGAATTCTTCTTCAACTCTCAGTAAGAAGAGCCTGGAAATGTGCACCGAGAGCTTGGGGAGTGAAACGGGAAGTGACACCGGCGAAAGCATTGAAGAACTAATTATTAGTTCAAATTTCCCAGTGATTCAGAGATCTAAATTAGTCACTAATAAAAAGGCTAGTGTCCAAAGAGGAAGCTTTCCTCCTCCTCTATCTTCCATAAGAGGGTCAGAAAGTGTTCAAGTGAGGCCTCATAGGGAAGGGGGTAGATTGTTGATCAAGGCAGTGACTGTTAATTCAAACAAAGGCTATTTTCAGACAGAGCGTTGTGATGGGCGGCTTAGGCTCTTTCTCTtcaaagaagatgaagatgatgatgatgatgatgatgatgatgatggagatgaaaaggaagaagaagaagaatctggGATTAATGAAGGTGGGATAGGAGAGATTTCGAGGCTGAGCAGGTGCAAGGAAGGTGGGAATGAGATGTCAAAGTGGGGGCCAATTCGGGTGGCCATTTCCTAA